A single Betaproteobacteria bacterium DNA region contains:
- the rsmD gene encoding 16S rRNA (guanine(966)-N(2))-methyltransferase RsmD, protein MRIVGGAHRSRILHFPARPGLRPTPDRVRETLFNWLGQDLSGRECLDLFAGSGALGFEAVSRGAHRVVMVESDAVTWRALERNAALLGCHPVVELHRADALEFVRDAGRAFDIVFLDPPFDSGLLARLATALPRLTRPGGMVYVESSRGVDLDGAFRLHRQGRAGQVTHQLFSHGDQ, encoded by the coding sequence GTGCGCATCGTCGGGGGCGCTCACCGCAGCCGCATCCTGCATTTCCCCGCGCGTCCGGGGCTGCGGCCGACGCCGGACCGGGTGCGCGAAACCCTGTTCAACTGGCTGGGTCAGGATTTGAGCGGGCGCGAGTGCCTGGATCTGTTCGCCGGCAGCGGTGCACTGGGCTTCGAGGCCGTCTCGCGGGGTGCGCACCGGGTGGTGATGGTCGAAAGCGATGCGGTAACGTGGCGGGCGCTCGAACGCAACGCCGCCTTGCTGGGTTGCCATCCGGTCGTGGAACTGCATCGAGCCGATGCGCTAGAATTCGTACGCGACGCCGGTCGAGCATTCGACATCGTATTTCTCGATCCGCCTTTCGATAGCGGACTGCTTGCGCGTCTCGCAACGGCGCTGCCGCGGCTTACCCGCCCTGGCGGCATGGTCTACGTAGAGAGCAGCCGGGGTGTGGACCTCGATGGCGCCTTCCGGCTGCATCGGCAGGGTCGCGCCGGGCAAGTCACCCATCAACTGTTCAGCCATGGCGACCAATAA
- the coaD gene encoding pantetheine-phosphate adenylyltransferase has product MATNKVIYPGTFDPFTLGHEDLVRRAARLFDEIVVAVADSHAKRPCFTPDERVEIAREVLKPYANVRVMRFSGLLIDFARAQGASVIMRGLRAVSDFEYEFQLAGMNRNLHPEIETLFLTPSEQYLFISATLVREIALLGGDVSKFAHPSVVARLKAKAAH; this is encoded by the coding sequence ATGGCGACCAATAAAGTCATCTACCCCGGAACGTTCGATCCTTTCACGCTCGGTCACGAGGATCTCGTGCGCCGCGCCGCGCGGCTGTTCGACGAGATCGTGGTCGCGGTGGCCGACAGCCACGCCAAGCGGCCCTGCTTCACGCCCGATGAACGGGTCGAGATCGCGCGCGAGGTGCTTAAGCCCTATGCCAACGTGCGCGTCATGCGATTCTCTGGGCTGTTGATCGACTTCGCACGCGCGCAAGGTGCCAGCGTCATCATGCGGGGGCTGCGCGCGGTGTCGGACTTCGAATACGAGTTTCAGCTGGCCGGCATGAACCGCAACCTCCATCCCGAGATCGAAACGCTGTTCCTCACGCCTTCGGAGCAGTATCTGTTTATCTCGGCCACGCTGGTGCGCGAGATCGCGCTGCTCGGCGGCGATGTGAGCAAGTTCGCGCATCCCTCGGTGGTGGCGCGTTTGAAGGCGAAGGCGGCTCATTAG
- a CDS encoding YfhL family 4Fe-4S dicluster ferredoxin, with the protein MALMITDECINCDVCEPECPNDAISQGEEIYQIDPARCTECVGHHAEPQCRKLCPVDCIPLHPDYVESRETLFARYLRLTGKTGADGDGAAPPLETHAGGN; encoded by the coding sequence ATGGCGTTGATGATCACCGACGAGTGCATCAATTGCGACGTGTGCGAGCCCGAGTGCCCGAACGACGCGATCTCCCAGGGCGAGGAGATCTACCAGATCGATCCCGCGCGCTGCACCGAATGCGTCGGTCATCATGCCGAGCCGCAGTGCCGGAAGCTCTGTCCGGTCGATTGCATTCCGCTGCACCCGGACTATGTGGAAAGCCGTGAGACCTTGTTCGCCAGGTATCTGCGGCTGACCGGAAAGACCGGGGCCGATGGTGACGGAGCCGCTCCGCCGCTCGAAACTCACGCGGGCGGCAACTGA
- the mutM gene encoding bifunctional DNA-formamidopyrimidine glycosylase/DNA-(apurinic or apyrimidinic site) lyase — protein MPELPEVETTRRGLAPHLVGRRIVAVTVRDGRLRWPIAADLAAAITGQRIRDLRRRAKYLIIELERDALIVHLGMSGALGIVAAHAPAGKHDHFELALDAGHALRLTDPRRFGSIHRVHGEPEAHALLANLGPEPLSAEFEPQRLHRLTRGRRASIKETLMNSRVVAGVGNIYANEALFRARIHPRTPAGKISLKRYAMLVPSVQATLREAIEAGGSSLRDWRHADGSLGYFQQRYFVYDREGEACRACAAPIRAIRQGQRATYYCPRCQRR, from the coding sequence ATGCCCGAGCTGCCCGAAGTGGAGACGACGCGCCGCGGCCTGGCGCCGCATCTGGTCGGACGGCGCATCGTCGCGGTCACGGTCCGCGATGGCCGCTTGCGCTGGCCGATCGCCGCGGATCTTGCCGCAGCCATTACCGGCCAGCGCATTCGCGATCTTCGCCGTCGCGCCAAGTACCTCATCATCGAGCTGGAGCGCGACGCCCTGATCGTGCACCTGGGCATGTCGGGCGCGCTCGGCATCGTGGCCGCGCATGCGCCCGCCGGCAAGCACGATCACTTCGAGCTCGCGCTCGATGCGGGTCATGCCCTGCGCCTGACCGACCCGCGCCGCTTCGGCTCGATCCATCGCGTGCACGGCGAGCCCGAGGCGCATGCGCTGCTGGCGAATCTCGGCCCCGAACCGTTGTCGGCCGAGTTCGAGCCGCAGCGGCTGCATCGCCTCACGCGCGGGCGGCGCGCGAGCATCAAGGAAACGTTGATGAACAGCCGCGTCGTCGCCGGCGTCGGCAACATCTACGCCAACGAGGCGCTGTTCCGCGCCCGCATCCACCCGCGCACGCCGGCGGGGAAGATCAGTCTCAAGCGCTACGCGATGCTGGTGCCGTCGGTGCAGGCGACGCTGCGCGAGGCAATCGAAGCGGGCGGCAGCAGCCTGCGCGACTGGCGTCATGCCGACGGCAGCCTGGGCTACTTCCAGCAACGCTATTTCGTGTACGACCGGGAGGGCGAGGCGTGCCGTGCGTGCGCTGCCCCGATCCGGGCGATTCGCCAGGGCCAGCGCGCGACGTATTACTGCCCGCGCTGCCAGCGACGCTGA
- a CDS encoding DUF4340 domain-containing protein codes for MRANPRSLLNIALLVLVAVAGAILYFRPEPKPDERYAILPTALESVRRIELERARGMRIVLTRESGQWRMQAPVPGRLEAIALARVLDIGRARTTQRMPASDLSRFELDEPWARVRFDSHVIEFGMSNPLTQELYVRSGEHVYALPARYSANIPGDASKLLAHRLFDPGEQPVAFRLERFSVREEGGRWRLDPGGEAASQDDLLRWVDHWRLASSIITQPQTDARARGSIEVDLRDGRTIRFRVTATTPDLVLRREDERLEYHFPSRLAGVLLASPEALADKKPQT; via the coding sequence GTGCGCGCCAATCCCCGCTCGCTCCTCAATATCGCCTTGCTGGTCCTGGTCGCAGTGGCCGGCGCGATTCTGTACTTCAGGCCGGAACCGAAGCCGGACGAACGCTACGCCATCCTGCCCACGGCGCTCGAGAGCGTTCGCCGGATCGAGCTCGAGCGCGCACGCGGCATGCGGATCGTGCTCACGCGCGAGAGCGGGCAATGGCGCATGCAAGCGCCCGTGCCGGGGCGGCTGGAGGCCATCGCGCTGGCCCGCGTTCTCGACATCGGCCGGGCCCGAACGACCCAGCGCATGCCGGCGTCCGATCTCAGTCGCTTCGAGCTCGATGAGCCCTGGGCGCGCGTTCGATTCGACAGTCATGTCATCGAATTCGGCATGAGCAATCCGCTCACCCAGGAGCTCTATGTGCGCAGCGGCGAGCACGTGTACGCGCTGCCGGCACGGTATTCGGCCAACATACCGGGGGATGCCTCGAAGCTGCTGGCGCATCGCCTGTTCGACCCCGGCGAGCAACCGGTCGCGTTTCGCCTCGAGCGCTTCAGCGTGCGCGAGGAGGGCGGCCGCTGGCGGCTCGATCCGGGCGGCGAAGCGGCTTCGCAGGACGATCTGCTGCGCTGGGTCGATCATTGGCGCCTGGCAAGCAGCATCATCACCCAACCGCAAACGGATGCGCGCGCGCGCGGCTCGATCGAGGTCGATCTGCGCGATGGCCGCACCATCCGCTTTCGCGTCACGGCCACGACTCCGGATTTGGTGCTACGGCGCGAAGACGAGCGGCTCGAGTACCATTTCCCGTCGCGGCTCGCCGGCGTGCTGCTCGCCTCGCCCGAGGCTCTTGCGGACAAGAAACCTCAGACTTAG
- a CDS encoding ABC transporter, with product MRISPQRRMQLRIALQNGVFVLLLVSLAVILVLLARHYHVEWDLTTTGRNTLSAASIDTLAKLDGPVRVTAYATPQDPRLGDLRKHIRDFIARYQRVKHDVTLEFIDPRAQPQAAAQAGVQVNGELVIEYAGRSERLANLSELGLTNLLIRLARARERLVMWLEGHGERSLAGAANHDLGDFGKQLRSKGIELSSLNLAIAPDVPANAALLVIASPQTDITAAELEKLLRYIERGGNLLWLIDQEPLHGLEPIAERLGLVLSPGIVVDPDAIERGGRPVMAVATPGGYSAHPIVRTFRLNTLFPFARTIAANPAEGWTTSALIEVAPRGWIETGDPGGRIVFDTGLDRPGPANIAIALERLKEEKNQRIVAVGSAHFLANTYLGNGGNLDLGVNIVNWLTGDDRLIAIQPRSAPDVSLTLSRSWLAALVIVFLIAAPLGLIAAGAWIWWRRRAA from the coding sequence ATGCGCATTAGCCCGCAGCGCAGGATGCAGCTGCGCATCGCGCTGCAAAACGGCGTGTTCGTGCTGCTGCTGGTTTCGCTCGCAGTCATTCTCGTTCTGCTCGCGCGCCACTATCACGTCGAGTGGGACCTGACCACGACCGGGCGCAATACGCTTTCGGCGGCCTCGATCGATACGCTCGCCAAGCTCGACGGCCCGGTTCGAGTGACCGCCTATGCGACCCCGCAGGATCCTCGGCTCGGCGATCTGCGCAAGCACATCCGCGACTTCATCGCCCGCTACCAGCGGGTGAAGCACGACGTCACGCTGGAGTTCATCGATCCGCGCGCCCAGCCCCAGGCGGCGGCGCAGGCCGGCGTGCAGGTCAACGGCGAGCTGGTGATCGAGTATGCGGGACGTAGCGAGCGGCTGGCGAATCTGTCGGAGCTCGGGCTCACCAACCTGCTCATCCGGCTCGCCCGCGCGCGAGAGCGCCTGGTGATGTGGCTGGAGGGTCACGGCGAGCGCAGCCTTGCAGGCGCGGCGAACCACGACCTGGGCGACTTCGGCAAGCAGCTGCGCAGCAAGGGCATCGAGCTCTCCAGCCTCAACCTCGCGATCGCACCCGACGTCCCCGCCAATGCGGCGCTGCTGGTGATCGCCAGCCCGCAAACGGATATCACCGCGGCCGAGCTGGAAAAACTGCTGCGCTACATCGAACGCGGCGGCAATCTGCTCTGGCTGATCGACCAGGAGCCGCTGCATGGGTTGGAGCCGATCGCGGAACGACTCGGACTCGTGCTCTCGCCCGGCATCGTGGTCGATCCGGACGCGATCGAGCGCGGTGGCCGGCCCGTCATGGCGGTCGCCACGCCCGGGGGCTATAGTGCGCACCCGATCGTACGGACTTTCCGACTCAACACGCTGTTTCCGTTTGCACGCACCATCGCAGCGAATCCGGCGGAAGGCTGGACCACCTCCGCGCTGATCGAGGTCGCACCGCGCGGCTGGATCGAAACCGGCGATCCAGGCGGCCGAATCGTGTTCGATACCGGGCTCGACAGGCCTGGCCCGGCGAACATCGCGATCGCGCTGGAACGCCTGAAAGAAGAGAAGAACCAGCGCATCGTGGCCGTCGGCAGCGCGCATTTCCTCGCCAATACCTACCTGGGCAACGGCGGCAACCTCGACCTGGGCGTGAACATCGTGAACTGGCTCACCGGCGACGATCGGCTGATCGCGATCCAGCCGCGCAGCGCGCCCGACGTGAGCCTGACGCTTTCAAGGAGCTGGCTGGCCGCGCTCGTCATCGTCTTCCTGATCGCGGCGCCACTCGGGCTCATCGCGGCAGGTGCCTGGATCTGGTGGCGGCGGCGAGCCGCCTGA
- a CDS encoding ABC transporter permease subunit, with the protein MILTLASKELRSLFSSPLAWIVLALLQLILAWVFLMRLDSFLELQPRLAQLANAPGASEVVSAPLFSAAAVILMMATPIFGMRLIAEERRNRTMPLLMSAPISMTQIVLGKFLGLCAFLMLPVAMVSAMGAALAAGGEIDLGLLACNALGLALLLATFAAVVLFASSLTSQPIIAAVLGLGMLLASWLASLANPDSAGAVQLLSVTRRFEGFNAGLVDSADLAWHAIAIVLFLLLTIRRLDRDRLVGFGA; encoded by the coding sequence ATGATTCTCACGCTGGCCAGCAAGGAGTTGCGCAGCCTCTTCTCTTCGCCGCTCGCGTGGATCGTGCTTGCGCTGCTGCAGCTCATTCTCGCATGGGTGTTCCTGATGCGGCTCGACTCGTTTCTCGAGCTGCAGCCGCGGCTCGCGCAGCTTGCCAACGCGCCGGGCGCGAGCGAGGTCGTGAGCGCGCCCTTGTTCTCCGCCGCTGCCGTGATCCTGATGATGGCCACGCCGATTTTCGGCATGCGCCTGATCGCCGAGGAGCGGCGCAACCGCACCATGCCGCTGCTCATGTCGGCGCCGATTTCGATGACGCAGATCGTGCTCGGCAAGTTTCTCGGCTTGTGCGCCTTTCTCATGCTGCCGGTCGCGATGGTGAGCGCGATGGGCGCGGCGCTGGCAGCCGGCGGCGAGATCGATCTGGGACTGCTCGCCTGCAATGCGCTCGGCCTGGCCTTGCTGCTCGCAACCTTCGCTGCCGTCGTACTGTTCGCCTCGAGCCTGACCAGTCAGCCGATCATCGCGGCGGTGCTCGGACTCGGGATGCTGCTCGCCTCCTGGCTTGCGAGCCTCGCCAATCCCGACTCGGCGGGCGCCGTGCAGCTGCTCTCCGTCACGCGCCGCTTCGAGGGCTTCAACGCCGGCCTGGTGGACAGCGCCGACCTGGCCTGGCACGCGATCGCGATCGTTCTGTTTCTGCTGCTCACGATCCGCCGCCTCGATCGCGATCGCCTGGTTGGGTTCGGCGCATGA
- a CDS encoding ATP-binding cassette domain-containing protein, whose amino-acid sequence MESSVVTTVSARQLSRQFGAHAAVRDIDLTLRCGEVLGLLGPNGAGKTTTMQMLTGNLAPSAGSISICGIDLVDKPVEAKRHIGYLPEHPPLYRELTVDEFLRLAARLHGMPRSRLPQALASAKARCGLSDTGKRLLGSLSKGYQQRVGIAQAIIHDPDVVVLDEPTVGLDPIQIRDIRALIRELRENRSVILSTHILPEVESVCDRVEIMHLGRVVFSDTIGGLGRFNRGLALHAAFRHPPQAAELAALPGVTSVEAVDEQQFVLGRDPQLDPTEPLVERSVQAGWGLYQLGPAHSRLEDVFVQLTRDEPVA is encoded by the coding sequence ATCGAGTCCAGCGTAGTGACCACGGTCAGCGCCCGGCAGCTGTCGCGACAATTCGGGGCGCATGCGGCGGTTCGCGACATCGATTTGACCTTGCGCTGTGGTGAAGTTCTAGGACTGCTCGGGCCCAACGGCGCGGGCAAGACCACCACCATGCAGATGCTGACCGGCAATCTCGCACCGAGCGCGGGCAGCATTTCCATCTGCGGTATCGACCTCGTCGACAAGCCGGTCGAAGCGAAACGTCACATCGGTTACCTTCCCGAACATCCGCCGCTCTATCGTGAGTTGACCGTGGACGAGTTTCTGCGCCTCGCCGCTCGTCTGCACGGCATGCCGCGCTCACGCTTGCCACAAGCGCTCGCAAGCGCCAAAGCGCGCTGCGGTTTGAGCGACACGGGCAAGCGACTGCTGGGCTCGCTTTCCAAGGGCTATCAGCAGCGGGTCGGCATCGCCCAGGCGATTATCCACGACCCCGATGTGGTGGTGCTCGACGAACCGACCGTGGGTCTCGATCCCATCCAGATCCGCGACATTCGCGCACTGATCCGCGAGCTGCGCGAAAACCGGTCGGTGATTCTCTCCACGCATATTTTGCCTGAGGTCGAATCGGTTTGCGACCGGGTCGAGATCATGCACCTGGGCCGCGTGGTGTTCAGCGACACCATCGGCGGGCTCGGCCGGTTCAATCGCGGGCTCGCGCTGCACGCCGCGTTCCGGCATCCGCCGCAAGCCGCGGAGCTGGCGGCACTACCCGGCGTGACGAGTGTCGAAGCCGTGGACGAGCAGCAATTCGTGCTGGGACGCGATCCACAGCTCGATCCGACCGAACCGCTGGTCGAACGCTCGGTGCAAGCGGGCTGGGGGCTCTACCAATTGGGTCCGGCGCACAGCCGCCTCGAAGACGTCTTCGTTCAGCTCACCCGCGACGAGCCGGTCGCATGA
- a CDS encoding tetratricopeptide repeat protein has protein sequence MTSFPALHRALAAGLVALLASCAQVPVEGEPQAAKPKEPAASAKPAPQLPPQDLTPEVLYEYLIAEMAIHRKEYNLAARAYVDLARKTRDPRIARRATDIAVYARQAALAVEAATIWLQAEPDSVPARQTLASILIGSGALQDVRPHLEMLLASDPERTAQVFLQMNTMLARHTDKAAVAKLVHELAQLYPKLPEAHLAAAQASWHANQPDAALAAAKEALQLRPDWELAALFQAQMLQRRSPAESIEFSREYLKAHPGAKDVRVNLARMFAAERRTDEARREIDALVSAHPRNPDVALTAGLLGVQIADWTFAEQQLKRALALNANGADTVRFYLGQVSEERKQLDDALRWYREITGGEQYIPAQGRIAGILTKQGKLEEARALLHSIQPQTLQQRVHLTQAEAAILREAGAYKEAFDLLEQALAKMPNVPDLLYDHAMAAEKVDRLDVLEANLRKLIELRPDHAHAYNALGYTLADRTDRLQEAHDLIAHALKLSPEDPFIQDSMGWVLYRMGRMDEGRAYLEKAFKVRPDPEIAAHLGEVLWVQGRHDEARRVWQGTLKDHPGNATLQAVIKKYAQ, from the coding sequence ATGACTTCGTTCCCAGCCCTTCACCGCGCGCTGGCCGCGGGCCTCGTGGCGTTGCTGGCGAGTTGCGCGCAAGTGCCGGTCGAGGGCGAGCCGCAGGCGGCCAAGCCCAAGGAGCCGGCGGCAAGCGCGAAACCCGCGCCGCAGCTGCCGCCGCAGGACCTCACGCCGGAGGTCCTCTACGAGTATCTGATCGCCGAGATGGCGATCCATCGCAAAGAATACAACCTCGCGGCGCGCGCGTATGTCGATCTCGCGCGCAAGACCCGAGATCCGCGCATCGCCCGCCGTGCAACCGATATCGCCGTCTACGCACGTCAGGCCGCGCTCGCGGTGGAGGCGGCCACGATCTGGTTGCAGGCCGAGCCCGATTCCGTCCCCGCACGCCAGACGCTCGCCTCGATCCTGATCGGCAGCGGCGCATTGCAGGACGTGCGCCCGCACCTGGAGATGCTGCTCGCTTCCGATCCCGAGCGCACGGCGCAGGTGTTCTTGCAGATGAACACGATGCTCGCGCGCCATACCGACAAGGCGGCCGTCGCCAAGCTGGTGCACGAGCTTGCGCAGCTCTATCCCAAACTGCCCGAAGCGCACCTGGCGGCCGCGCAGGCGTCCTGGCATGCGAACCAGCCCGATGCCGCATTGGCCGCTGCGAAGGAGGCATTGCAGCTGCGCCCCGATTGGGAGCTCGCGGCGCTGTTCCAGGCGCAGATGCTGCAGCGACGCTCGCCCGCCGAATCGATCGAGTTCTCGCGCGAGTACCTGAAGGCGCACCCGGGGGCGAAGGACGTTCGCGTGAACCTCGCGCGCATGTTCGCGGCCGAGCGCCGGACCGACGAGGCGCGCCGGGAGATCGACGCCCTGGTGAGCGCGCATCCGCGCAATCCCGACGTCGCGCTCACCGCCGGATTGCTCGGCGTGCAGATCGCCGACTGGACGTTCGCGGAGCAGCAACTGAAGCGGGCGCTCGCGTTGAATGCGAACGGCGCCGACACCGTGCGCTTCTACCTGGGACAGGTGAGCGAAGAGCGCAAGCAGCTCGACGATGCGCTGCGCTGGTACCGGGAGATCACGGGCGGCGAGCAATACATTCCCGCCCAGGGTCGCATCGCCGGCATCCTGACCAAGCAAGGCAAGCTCGAGGAAGCACGCGCGCTGCTGCATTCGATCCAGCCGCAGACCCTGCAACAGCGGGTGCACCTGACGCAAGCCGAAGCCGCGATCCTGCGCGAAGCCGGGGCCTACAAGGAGGCTTTCGACCTGCTCGAGCAGGCGCTGGCAAAAATGCCGAACGTGCCCGACCTGCTGTACGACCATGCGATGGCCGCCGAGAAGGTCGATCGCCTGGATGTGCTCGAGGCGAACCTGAGGAAGCTCATCGAGCTGCGTCCCGACCATGCGCATGCGTACAACGCGCTCGGTTACACGCTCGCCGATCGCACCGACCGGTTGCAGGAGGCGCACGATCTGATCGCGCACGCGTTGAAGCTCTCGCCCGAGGATCCTTTCATCCAGGACAGCATGGGCTGGGTGCTGTATCGAATGGGCCGAATGGACGAGGGCCGCGCCTACCTGGAAAAGGCGTTCAAGGTGAGGCCCGATCCCGAGATCGCGGCGCATCTCGGTGAAGTGCTGTGGGTGCAGGGCCGGCACGACGAGGCGCGGCGCGTGTGGCAGGGCACGCTGAAGGATCATCCAGGCAACGCGACCTTGCAGGCGGTCATCAAGAAGTACGCACAGTGA
- the ispE gene encoding 4-(cytidine 5'-diphospho)-2-C-methyl-D-erythritol kinase produces MASEFSCTGYPAPAKLNLFLHVLGRRADGYHELQTVFRFLDAGDRLDIRVRADGDIVRSNAVAGLPAETDLCVRAARLLRGRTGTHLGAEIRLDKRLPLGGGLGGGSSDAATVLIVLNRLWGLDLTRGQLMAIALELGADVPVFVFGESAWGEGIGERLTPIALPGAWYVVLVPPVSVSTTAVFNDAELTRNSNRIKMSAFFAGGVRNDLEPVVCRLYPAIRDYLDWLRRQAPARLTGSGACVFASFEDEQKAHQVFAARPPHMQGFVAQGSDHHPLRGMTLGSRQAG; encoded by the coding sequence ATGGCATCCGAGTTTTCTTGTACCGGCTACCCCGCGCCCGCCAAGCTCAATCTCTTTTTGCATGTGCTCGGGCGTCGCGCCGACGGCTACCACGAGCTGCAGACCGTGTTCCGGTTTCTCGACGCCGGCGATCGGCTCGATATCCGTGTGCGCGCAGACGGCGACATCGTGCGCTCCAATGCCGTCGCCGGTCTGCCCGCCGAAACCGATCTTTGCGTTCGCGCCGCGCGGCTGCTGCGCGGCCGCACCGGAACGCACTTGGGGGCCGAGATCCGCCTCGACAAGCGCCTGCCGTTGGGCGGGGGATTGGGTGGAGGCAGCTCGGATGCGGCCACCGTCTTGATCGTGCTCAATCGCCTTTGGGGACTCGATCTCACGCGCGGCCAACTGATGGCGATCGCGCTCGAGCTCGGTGCCGACGTGCCGGTGTTCGTATTCGGCGAAAGCGCATGGGGCGAGGGCATCGGCGAGCGCTTGACGCCGATCGCATTGCCGGGGGCCTGGTACGTGGTGCTCGTGCCGCCGGTTTCGGTGTCGACGACGGCCGTTTTCAATGACGCTGAATTGACACGGAACTCGAATCGAATCAAAATGTCGGCCTTTTTCGCAGGGGGCGTTCGCAACGACTTGGAGCCCGTCGTCTGTCGTCTGTACCCTGCGATACGGGACTATCTGGACTGGCTCAGGCGGCAGGCGCCCGCGCGGCTTACGGGAAGCGGTGCATGCGTATTCGCTTCCTTCGAAGACGAACAAAAGGCGCATCAGGTCTTTGCCGCACGTCCGCCGCACATGCAAGGATTCGTCGCGCAGGGATCGGATCACCATCCGCTGCGCGGCATGACTTTGGGGAGTCGCCAAGCTGGTTAA
- the prs gene encoding ribose-phosphate diphosphokinase, with the protein MMVFTGNANPRLAEQVVRELNLPLGRASVGRFSDGEVMVELLENVRGKDVFVLQSTCTPTNDHLMELLIMVDALKRSSAGRVTAAIPYYGYARQDRRPRSARVPITAKVVANMLQSVGVDRVLTMDLHADQIQGFFDIPVDNVYATPILLGDLWKQGYQDLVVVSPDVGGVVRARATAKRLEADLAIIDKRRPRPNVATVMNIIGEVEGRTCVIVDDMVDTANTLCEAARALKESGAIRVVAYCTHPVLSGQAVERLGASVLDELVVCDTIPLSENAQACGRIRALGIAELLAETMLRISSENSVSSLFAE; encoded by the coding sequence ATGATGGTGTTCACGGGCAACGCGAACCCCCGCCTGGCCGAGCAAGTGGTGCGGGAGCTGAACCTGCCGCTGGGACGCGCGAGTGTCGGCCGGTTCTCCGATGGCGAGGTGATGGTCGAGCTGCTGGAGAACGTACGCGGCAAGGACGTATTCGTGCTGCAATCGACCTGCACGCCCACCAACGATCACCTGATGGAGTTGCTGATCATGGTCGACGCGCTCAAGCGCTCGTCGGCCGGCCGCGTCACCGCGGCGATTCCCTACTACGGTTACGCGCGCCAGGATCGGCGTCCCCGCTCGGCCCGCGTGCCGATCACGGCCAAGGTGGTCGCCAACATGCTGCAAAGCGTGGGCGTGGACCGGGTTCTCACCATGGACCTGCACGCCGACCAGATCCAGGGTTTCTTCGACATCCCGGTCGACAACGTCTATGCCACGCCGATCCTGCTCGGCGACCTTTGGAAGCAGGGCTATCAGGACCTGGTCGTGGTCTCGCCCGACGTGGGCGGCGTGGTGCGGGCACGCGCGACAGCCAAGCGTCTGGAAGCCGATCTAGCCATCATCGACAAGCGGCGCCCGCGGCCGAACGTCGCCACGGTGATGAACATCATCGGCGAAGTCGAAGGCCGCACCTGCGTCATCGTCGATGACATGGTCGACACTGCCAATACGTTGTGCGAGGCGGCGCGGGCATTGAAGGAATCGGGCGCCATACGGGTGGTCGCGTATTGCACGCACCCCGTGCTGTCGGGGCAGGCGGTCGAGCGCCTCGGCGCCTCGGTGCTGGACGAACTGGTCGTGTGCGACACCATTCCACTGAGCGAGAACGCGCAGGCGTGCGGGCGCATTCGCGCGCTCGGGATCGCCGAGCTGCTGGCCGAGACGATGCTGCGCATCAGCAGCGAAAATTCAGTCAGCTCGCTGTTCGCCGAGTGA
- a CDS encoding 50S ribosomal protein L25/general stress protein Ctc has product MEFTAFPRNGNGTGPSRRMRRTGKVPGVVYGAGKDSQMIEVDHNALARHLKMESFHASILDMNLDGGRERVLLRNVQMHPWKTEVLHVDFQRIAADRKIHMKVPLHFVHAETCPGAKEGGVVSHVMNDLDIQCLPDDLPEFVEVDLSALQLGDAVHVSELSLPKGVELVPRLKTDNPVVVTVQMPREMVSEETAAEATVAAAGTEAAAAAPDAAAEKKEAGK; this is encoded by the coding sequence ATCGAATTCACCGCATTCCCCCGCAACGGCAACGGCACGGGGCCGAGCCGGCGCATGCGCCGTACCGGCAAGGTGCCGGGCGTGGTTTACGGCGCGGGCAAAGATTCGCAGATGATCGAGGTCGATCACAATGCCCTGGCACGGCATCTGAAGATGGAATCGTTCCACGCCTCGATCCTCGACATGAACCTCGACGGCGGCCGCGAGCGGGTGCTGTTGCGCAACGTGCAGATGCACCCGTGGAAGACGGAGGTGTTGCATGTCGATTTCCAGCGCATCGCCGCCGATCGCAAGATCCACATGAAAGTGCCGCTGCATTTCGTTCACGCCGAAACCTGTCCGGGCGCCAAGGAGGGGGGCGTTGTGAGCCACGTCATGAACGACCTGGACATCCAGTGTCTTCCGGACGACCTGCCCGAATTCGTCGAAGTCGATCTGTCGGCATTGCAGCTGGGCGATGCGGTGCACGTATCCGAGTTGAGCTTGCCCAAAGGCGTCGAGCTGGTTCCGCGGCTGAAGACCGATAACCCCGTGGTGGTCACGGTGCAGATGCCGCGTGAAATGGTTTCGGAAGAGACCGCGGCCGAGGCAACTGTCGCCGCAGCGGGTACCGAGGCTGCCGCAGCTGCTCCCGACGCCGCCGCCGAGAAGAAGGAAGCAGGCAAGTAA